A region from the Halobacillus mangrovi genome encodes:
- a CDS encoding LL-diaminopimelate aminotransferase encodes MIYGSERVKSLPPYLFSIFHQKKKKLEEQGIDVIDLGIGAPDLPTPSFIIERLIAEAKNGGNHKYSPYGGCQEFREAVASFYQKNYQVELDPDTEVLTLIGSKEGIAHLIQAVINPGDGVLLPDPGYPVYQSAVHLAHGQSLPFPLDETRGYVPAFEKISDADTKQAKLLILNYPNNPTGATVELETFTETVEFARNNQLCIAHDAAYDLVTFRGYESPSLLQVPGAKDIGVEFGSLSKSFNMTGWRIGYVVGNEDLIRALSIVKSNTDTSQFLAIQKAGVTALNSDFSSVSYNNEIYQKRMETVLPALQEIGMEAKKTKGTFFLWAKVPDGYTSQSFAEYVLDHAGVIVTPGTAFGQRGEGYIRISLSVPTERLNEAVERMKNIRKGGTVE; translated from the coding sequence ATGATCTATGGTTCAGAACGTGTAAAAAGCTTACCTCCTTATCTGTTTTCTATTTTTCATCAAAAAAAGAAGAAGCTAGAAGAGCAAGGCATCGATGTCATCGATTTAGGGATTGGTGCACCGGACTTGCCGACACCATCTTTTATTATCGAGCGATTAATAGCAGAAGCCAAAAACGGTGGAAATCATAAATATTCCCCTTATGGAGGTTGTCAGGAATTCAGAGAAGCGGTTGCTTCTTTTTATCAAAAAAATTACCAGGTAGAGCTGGACCCTGATACTGAAGTGTTGACATTAATTGGTTCAAAAGAAGGGATTGCCCACCTGATTCAAGCTGTGATTAATCCTGGAGATGGCGTATTGCTGCCTGATCCTGGCTATCCGGTCTATCAATCGGCTGTTCACTTGGCTCACGGCCAAAGTCTTCCTTTTCCATTGGATGAGACAAGAGGATATGTGCCTGCCTTCGAAAAAATCTCTGATGCTGACACAAAACAGGCCAAGCTGTTGATATTAAACTATCCGAACAATCCTACCGGAGCAACCGTTGAACTGGAGACATTTACAGAAACGGTGGAATTTGCGAGGAATAACCAGCTTTGTATCGCTCATGATGCGGCCTATGATTTAGTCACGTTCAGAGGCTATGAATCTCCAAGTCTTTTACAAGTACCAGGAGCTAAAGACATTGGAGTAGAATTTGGGTCGTTATCCAAGAGTTTTAATATGACGGGATGGAGAATCGGGTATGTGGTTGGGAATGAGGACTTGATTCGTGCCTTATCCATCGTGAAGAGCAACACGGATACGAGTCAGTTTCTTGCGATTCAAAAAGCTGGAGTGACAGCTTTGAATAGCGATTTTTCATCGGTTAGCTATAATAATGAGATTTATCAAAAACGAATGGAAACAGTATTACCTGCATTGCAGGAAATTGGGATGGAAGCGAAAAAAACAAAAGGAACGTTCTTTCTATGGGCTAAAGTTCCAGATGGCTATACATCGCAAAGCTTTGCTGAATATGTGCTCGATCATGCGGGTGTCATCGTAACACCTGGGACGGCCTTCGGACAGAGAGGGGAAGGGTACATCCGGATATCCTTATCTGTGCCAACGGAAAGATTAAATGAAGCAGTTGAACGTATGAAAAATATTCGGAAGGGAGGGACTGTGGAGTGA
- a CDS encoding saccharopine dehydrogenase C-terminal domain-containing protein: protein MQTMKVAVLGSGLMGKEAARDLVHSRGVEKVGLADIDLTRAQAVCQSLHSPKIQAYQVDAGDTQALAGFIQNFDVVINALFYSFNEIVAKTAISVGVHSVDLGGHIGHITDKVLEHDEGAKAAGVTVIPDLGVAPGMINILAGYGASKLDHLHSIRLFVGGIPVKPEPPIEYNHVFSMEGLLDHYTDPSTIIRNGKLQEVTSLTELEPLYFERFGPLEAFHTSGGTSTLLKSYPDIDTLEYKTIRYPGHAEKMKLLVDLNLTGSDYEVEVNGTKVKTREVLLKTIDPIVDLKDKDDVVLLRVEVGGKQDGKETTYQYEMITYKDRENQVTAMARATANTISVVAQLIGHQTITKRGVCPPEQIVPGDIYIGEMAKRGVVISETFTRK, encoded by the coding sequence GTGCAGACGATGAAAGTAGCTGTTCTAGGGTCTGGATTGATGGGAAAAGAAGCGGCACGAGATTTAGTCCATAGCCGAGGAGTGGAGAAGGTCGGACTAGCAGATATCGACCTGACAAGAGCCCAGGCGGTCTGTCAATCACTGCATTCCCCTAAGATTCAAGCCTATCAGGTAGACGCGGGGGACACGCAGGCATTGGCTGGGTTTATTCAGAATTTTGATGTTGTCATCAATGCCTTATTTTACTCATTTAATGAAATTGTTGCTAAAACAGCGATTTCAGTTGGAGTGCATTCCGTCGATCTCGGTGGTCACATTGGTCATATCACGGACAAAGTGCTAGAGCACGATGAAGGTGCTAAAGCAGCCGGGGTGACTGTGATTCCTGACCTTGGGGTAGCACCAGGAATGATCAATATACTAGCTGGATATGGCGCTAGTAAGCTCGATCATCTACACTCTATCCGGTTATTTGTCGGAGGGATTCCGGTTAAGCCAGAGCCTCCGATTGAATACAACCACGTCTTTTCAATGGAAGGCTTATTGGATCACTATACAGATCCATCAACCATTATTAGAAACGGAAAGCTACAGGAAGTGACATCGTTGACAGAACTTGAACCGCTCTACTTTGAACGGTTCGGCCCCCTTGAGGCTTTTCATACATCTGGAGGAACTTCTACTTTACTGAAGTCCTATCCAGATATCGATACTTTAGAGTATAAGACCATTCGCTATCCAGGTCATGCAGAAAAAATGAAGCTTTTAGTAGATCTTAATTTGACCGGAAGCGACTATGAAGTAGAAGTGAATGGAACGAAAGTGAAAACACGTGAAGTTTTATTAAAAACGATTGATCCAATTGTAGATCTAAAGGATAAAGACGATGTCGTTCTTCTGCGTGTGGAAGTTGGAGGAAAGCAAGACGGTAAAGAGACTACCTATCAATATGAGATGATCACATACAAAGACCGAGAGAATCAAGTTACCGCTATGGCCCGCGCGACGGCTAACACCATCTCTGTTGTTGCCCAGTTGATTGGTCATCAAACGATCACCAAGCGTGGAGTTTGCCCTCCTGAACAAATTGTGCCAGGAGATATTTATATCGGGGAAATGGCAAAACGTGGAGTAGTGATCTCAGAAACATTCACAAGAAAGTAA
- a CDS encoding acyl-CoA dehydrogenase family protein, whose translation MNFEFSDEQVMLRKTVRDFVDKEIMPYIGEWDSKGHFETSIFIKLADLGLMGVCIPTEYGGSGMDYNALAIVCEELERGDTAFRTAVSVHTGLNSMSLLQWGTEEQKQKYLVPQAKGEKVGAFGLTEPGAGSDVAALQSTARLEGDYYILNGQKTWISLCDAADHFLVFAYTNKNKKHHGISAFIVERNMPGFSSKATKGKLGIRAGNTGELFFDGVKVPKENLLGKEGDGFKIAMASLDNGRFTVAAGACGQIMACLEASVAYCHERKTFGKEIGRHQLVQQMVAKMEAGLQMSRLLVYRAGELKNEGKRNTRETSLAKWQACDFANQAADDAVQIHGAYGYSNEYPVERYLRNSKAPVIYEGTREIHTIMQAEYVLGYRKDKALNKMLPPWKS comes from the coding sequence ATGAATTTTGAATTTAGTGATGAACAAGTCATGCTGAGGAAAACAGTAAGAGATTTCGTAGATAAAGAGATTATGCCTTATATTGGTGAGTGGGATTCTAAAGGACATTTTGAAACGAGTATATTTATAAAGCTGGCCGACCTCGGTCTAATGGGTGTATGTATACCAACAGAATATGGCGGCAGCGGAATGGATTACAATGCGTTAGCGATCGTTTGTGAGGAGCTAGAACGTGGCGATACGGCTTTTCGAACAGCTGTATCTGTCCATACGGGATTGAACAGTATGTCGCTCTTGCAGTGGGGAACAGAAGAACAGAAGCAAAAATATTTGGTTCCACAAGCAAAAGGAGAAAAAGTTGGCGCATTTGGACTGACCGAACCAGGAGCAGGATCTGATGTAGCTGCCCTACAATCTACGGCAAGGCTTGAAGGTGACTATTATATCCTCAACGGGCAAAAAACTTGGATCTCTCTATGTGACGCGGCGGATCATTTTCTCGTCTTCGCTTATACGAATAAAAACAAAAAGCATCACGGAATCTCAGCGTTTATTGTTGAAAGGAATATGCCTGGATTCTCATCTAAAGCAACTAAAGGAAAGCTTGGGATTCGGGCGGGGAATACGGGGGAACTATTTTTTGACGGCGTAAAAGTACCTAAGGAAAACCTTCTCGGCAAAGAGGGGGATGGGTTTAAAATCGCCATGGCTTCGTTGGACAATGGCCGCTTCACCGTCGCTGCAGGAGCCTGCGGACAGATTATGGCCTGTCTGGAAGCGAGTGTTGCCTACTGCCATGAACGAAAAACGTTTGGTAAAGAAATCGGCAGGCACCAACTCGTCCAGCAGATGGTCGCAAAGATGGAAGCTGGCCTTCAGATGAGTCGGCTGCTTGTTTACCGAGCAGGTGAACTGAAGAATGAAGGGAAACGAAATACTAGGGAAACATCGCTGGCGAAATGGCAGGCGTGTGATTTTGCGAATCAAGCTGCTGATGATGCGGTACAAATTCACGGGGCGTATGGGTATTCGAATGAATATCCAGTTGAGCGTTATTTAAGGAATTCGAAGGCGCCTGTCATTTACGAAGGAACGCGGGAGATCCATACGATCATGCAGGCGGAGTATGTGCTTGGTTATCGAAAAGATAAGGCTTTGAATAAGATGCTTCCTCCTTGGAAGAGTTGA
- a CDS encoding helix-turn-helix domain-containing protein, whose protein sequence is MINLFVSYTPKIMTSPYTLYEEYKPHPMLQPYVCCYWSSASKSLMERKEYISTVIPDGCTDIIIEYHDHDEDLSFRYCGIFEDHFMFKEDTSSTKKSFGIRFYPGTASLFVPQKAKETAQSITGLDHLAPQMKSVLQKAIQESRSVSDLIKACDNVLRKILSDALLRKNEDVQLQNILFQIISSRGMLSVKEISEREVIGRRRMQRMFDQVIGMSPKKFSQVIRFQSALSLWIDQSPTKKLNLPDDLDFYDQSHFVKDIKKRVGINPSSIRVSDFYNTDERGKTILVEDYEKGVKE, encoded by the coding sequence ATGATCAATCTATTTGTATCCTACACCCCAAAAATCATGACAAGCCCCTACACTCTATATGAGGAATACAAGCCTCACCCGATGCTGCAGCCCTATGTATGCTGTTATTGGAGTTCTGCTTCTAAAAGTTTAATGGAGAGGAAAGAGTACATATCTACGGTTATTCCGGACGGGTGCACAGATATAATTATCGAATATCATGATCACGATGAAGACTTAAGTTTTCGATATTGTGGCATTTTTGAAGATCATTTTATGTTTAAAGAAGACACATCTTCTACCAAAAAGTCGTTCGGGATCCGGTTCTATCCTGGTACTGCTTCTCTATTCGTTCCACAAAAGGCGAAAGAAACGGCTCAGTCAATTACGGGTTTAGATCATCTGGCTCCTCAAATGAAAAGCGTGCTTCAAAAGGCTATTCAAGAATCACGATCAGTTTCAGATCTAATTAAAGCTTGTGATAATGTGTTAAGAAAAATTTTGAGTGATGCTTTACTTAGAAAGAATGAGGACGTTCAGTTACAAAATATCCTTTTTCAGATTATTTCAAGTAGAGGGATGCTTTCTGTAAAGGAAATTAGTGAAAGAGAAGTGATTGGCAGACGGCGCATGCAGCGTATGTTCGATCAAGTGATAGGAATGAGTCCTAAAAAATTTAGCCAGGTCATCCGGTTCCAATCGGCATTAAGTTTATGGATTGACCAGTCCCCAACAAAAAAGTTGAACCTGCCTGACGATCTTGATTTTTACGATCAATCTCACTTTGTAAAAGACATAAAGAAACGAGTTGGCATAAACCCTTCCTCAATAAGAGTGTCCGATTTTTACAATACAGATGAGCGAGGAAAAACTATACTAGTAGAAGATTACGAAAAAGGGGTGAAGGAATGA
- a CDS encoding VOC family protein, protein MKTSLRHVRANVKDLNRAIQWYEDTLGFVVETVWPPDNPNYVHFEHEDGAMFGLLEHEQIPSRGRFNFYVDDVDVVWTSVKDKVEVIEGIFDTEYGSRKFTILDLDGNELSFVQG, encoded by the coding sequence ATGAAAACCAGCTTAAGGCATGTAAGAGCAAATGTAAAAGATCTAAACAGAGCTATACAATGGTATGAAGATACATTAGGGTTTGTGGTGGAAACAGTGTGGCCGCCAGACAATCCGAATTATGTACATTTTGAACATGAAGACGGTGCGATGTTTGGCTTGTTGGAACACGAACAAATTCCTTCAAGAGGAAGGTTCAACTTTTATGTTGACGATGTAGATGTTGTTTGGACCAGTGTAAAAGATAAAGTGGAGGTAATTGAGGGGATTTTTGACACGGAATATGGCAGTCGAAAGTTCACGATCTTGGACCTGGATGGGAATGAACTGAGTTTTGTACAAGGTTAA
- a CDS encoding aldehyde dehydrogenase family protein: MNQKLMKQEKLLNFINGEWVEPSTEKFTAVKNPANKETLVQVPLSNKEDVESATESAKKAQKRWALVPAPQRAEVLYRVGLIMKDRKEHLAQLLTMENGKVIEEARGEVQEGIDMAFYMAGEGRRLFGQTTPSELKDKFAMSVRAPVGVVGIITPWNFPIAIATWKSFPAIVAGNAVVWKPATETPIMAFELAKIFEEAGLPNGVINVVFGSGSGVGEAMIEQDDIRVISFTGSNNVGRRIASKCGEKLKKVSLEMGGKNAVIVMDDADLTLAVEGILWSAFGTSGQRCTACSRVMVHESLKNQLEERLLNEMAKLSIGNGLDESIKVGPIINQGGLDKIKSYIQIGRNEGAKLLAGGYIMENGAFAKGHYFAPTLFTDVSPDMRIAKEEIFGPVVSLIPIKSLEEAIEINNSVEYGLSSSIFTRDVNKVFQAQRDLDTGIVYVNAGTTGAEIHLPFGGTKGTGNGHRDSGLAALDVFTEWKSIYVDFSGKLQRAQIDVE; encoded by the coding sequence ATGAATCAAAAGCTCATGAAACAAGAAAAACTTCTCAATTTTATTAATGGGGAATGGGTAGAGCCTTCTACAGAAAAGTTCACGGCGGTAAAAAACCCTGCCAATAAAGAAACGCTCGTCCAAGTTCCATTATCCAATAAGGAAGATGTGGAATCTGCCACAGAATCAGCGAAAAAAGCTCAAAAGAGATGGGCTCTCGTGCCGGCACCGCAGCGTGCGGAAGTGCTTTACCGAGTAGGACTGATTATGAAGGATAGAAAAGAGCATCTCGCCCAACTGTTGACGATGGAGAACGGAAAGGTGATTGAAGAAGCTCGTGGTGAAGTCCAAGAGGGTATAGACATGGCTTTCTATATGGCCGGGGAAGGACGAAGACTGTTTGGACAGACCACTCCTTCTGAGTTGAAAGATAAATTTGCCATGAGTGTAAGGGCCCCAGTTGGGGTTGTCGGAATCATTACACCATGGAACTTCCCGATTGCGATCGCAACGTGGAAATCATTCCCTGCCATTGTAGCGGGAAATGCAGTCGTTTGGAAACCGGCAACAGAAACGCCGATCATGGCGTTTGAACTTGCGAAAATTTTTGAAGAAGCAGGACTTCCAAACGGGGTCATCAATGTTGTATTCGGTTCAGGTTCGGGCGTTGGGGAAGCGATGATCGAGCAAGATGATATTCGCGTCATTTCATTCACTGGGTCTAACAACGTTGGCCGCAGAATTGCATCTAAGTGTGGGGAGAAACTGAAAAAGGTCTCCTTAGAAATGGGTGGAAAGAATGCCGTCATCGTGATGGATGATGCCGATCTAACCCTGGCCGTAGAGGGGATTTTATGGAGTGCGTTCGGGACAAGCGGTCAGCGCTGTACAGCGTGCAGCCGAGTGATGGTCCATGAGAGTTTGAAGAATCAACTAGAAGAGCGCTTACTGAATGAGATGGCCAAGCTTTCTATTGGTAATGGACTAGATGAATCAATTAAAGTAGGACCCATTATTAATCAAGGCGGGCTAGATAAAATAAAAAGCTATATCCAAATTGGAAGAAATGAGGGAGCCAAGCTTTTAGCAGGCGGTTACATTATGGAGAATGGAGCTTTTGCCAAAGGTCATTACTTCGCTCCAACCCTATTTACGGATGTATCTCCTGATATGCGGATTGCAAAGGAAGAGATCTTTGGACCAGTCGTTTCTCTGATTCCTATTAAAAGTTTGGAAGAAGCGATTGAAATCAATAATAGCGTGGAGTATGGACTATCCAGTTCGATATTTACACGTGACGTCAATAAAGTGTTCCAGGCACAGCGTGATTTAGACACAGGAATTGTTTATGTAAACGCAGGGACGACAGGGGCGGAAATCCACCTGCCATTTGGAGGTACAAAAGGAACCGGGAACGGACACCGGGATTCCGGATTGGCAGCGCTGGATGTGTTTACTGAATGGAAATCCATATACGTAGATTTTAGCGGGAAACTTCAGCGGGCCCAAATTGATGTGGAGTAG
- a CDS encoding CaiB/BaiF CoA transferase family protein, producing MTAALEGIRVLDLTRVLAGPYCSMIMGDLGAEVIKVEAPGGSDDTRKWGPPFQEGVSAYYLCANRNKKSLTINLKSEDGKDIIKKLVKQSDVILHNFKTGTMERLGLGYDTLSEINPGLVYCSITGFGETGPYKHLPGYDFIIQAMSGLMSITGDAESGPQKLGVAITDILTGLYACIGVQAALLEKGQSGKGQKIDLSLYDSAVSSLINIGSNFLMTGQVPERLGNHHANIVPYQTFRSSDGEMVIAVGNDHQFAALCQVINQTHLIFDTRFRTNPERVENREELTKVLQSAFSKENTAFWQEKCQKANIPFGPIQTLKDVENDDHLKAREMFVSADHPKAGRVKMIGSPLKLSRTPARVKHHPPEPGEHTEEVLQALGYTRTHIEKLRDSKTI from the coding sequence GTGACAGCTGCCTTAGAAGGAATCCGGGTACTTGATTTGACTAGAGTGCTCGCAGGTCCATATTGTTCGATGATTATGGGTGACTTAGGAGCTGAAGTCATTAAAGTGGAAGCTCCAGGTGGAAGTGATGATACAAGAAAATGGGGGCCGCCTTTTCAGGAGGGGGTCAGTGCTTATTATTTATGTGCGAATCGTAATAAGAAGAGTTTGACCATCAATTTGAAAAGTGAAGATGGGAAAGACATTATAAAAAAACTGGTAAAGCAAAGTGACGTTATCCTACACAACTTCAAAACCGGAACTATGGAACGTCTTGGACTTGGTTACGACACGTTAAGTGAGATAAACCCTGGACTTGTGTACTGTTCCATTACCGGTTTTGGTGAGACGGGCCCATACAAACATCTTCCTGGCTATGATTTTATTATCCAGGCGATGAGCGGGCTGATGAGCATTACAGGCGATGCTGAGTCGGGCCCACAAAAATTAGGGGTTGCCATCACGGATATCTTGACCGGTTTGTATGCATGTATTGGTGTTCAGGCTGCCCTGTTAGAAAAGGGACAATCGGGGAAAGGACAGAAGATTGACCTTTCCTTATATGACTCGGCTGTAAGTTCGCTTATTAATATTGGCAGCAACTTTCTAATGACAGGACAAGTACCAGAACGATTAGGTAATCATCACGCAAATATCGTCCCTTACCAGACTTTTCGGTCCAGCGATGGCGAAATGGTCATTGCTGTAGGAAATGACCATCAATTTGCCGCGCTCTGCCAGGTCATCAACCAGACCCACTTGATATTTGATACAAGGTTCCGGACCAACCCTGAGCGGGTCGAAAACAGAGAAGAACTGACAAAAGTATTGCAAAGCGCTTTTTCTAAGGAAAATACAGCGTTCTGGCAGGAAAAATGCCAAAAGGCCAATATTCCGTTCGGACCGATCCAGACGTTGAAAGATGTAGAGAACGATGATCATTTAAAAGCCCGTGAAATGTTCGTCTCTGCAGACCATCCGAAAGCAGGACGCGTCAAAATGATTGGCAGTCCTTTGAAACTTTCACGCACACCGGCTCGAGTGAAGCACCATCCTCCTGAACCAGGTGAACATACAGAAGAAGTTCTGCAGGCTTTGGGGTACACCCGAACCCATATTGAAAAACTGAGAGATTCAAAAACGATTTGA
- a CDS encoding thiamine pyrophosphate-dependent enzyme: MRLLTSAQAIVESLRLEGISKVFCVPGESYLPVMDAIRNEPEIELISARHEGGASFMAEGFAKASGKPGVVMATRGVGASNLAIGVHTAYQDSTPLVVLLGQVHSSFSGREGFQEVDLEAFFRPIAKWVAEIREPPRVPELMQRALRIAQTGRPGPVVLALPEDILKKEAEMNFGPKVIRPKPRPSVPEILQTEALLADAEKPIVIAGGGVKSSGGESALQRFVERYSLPVMAAFRRHDVFPNNHPHYVGHLGLGMRADLLKTVKEADTILAIGTRLSEVTTQDYSLISKEQTLIHIDIDSETLGKVYAPGLGIVADAKEALQALQTMKLWPRWQKWMETRRQVYKDTLIENGTVNQQLISILQKRLPEGAILTNDAGNFAGWLHAFYQFNERNTYIGPTSGAMGYGMPAALGAKLAQPNRTVVSLSGDGGFMMTMQEFETAVRYEIPVISIVFNNRMYGTIRMHQEMHYPYKTIGTDLGDVPFSTIAESLGTKSYFVKRPAEFEQALDEALGLDKPVLIEVEMDREQISVTSTIQQVRARYNK, translated from the coding sequence GTGAGATTACTTACTAGTGCTCAGGCCATTGTTGAATCTCTTAGGCTAGAAGGAATTTCAAAAGTGTTCTGTGTACCGGGAGAAAGCTATCTTCCGGTTATGGATGCTATTCGCAATGAACCAGAGATTGAACTCATTTCAGCACGTCATGAAGGCGGGGCCTCCTTTATGGCGGAAGGGTTTGCGAAGGCGAGCGGAAAGCCTGGAGTTGTGATGGCGACCAGAGGTGTTGGGGCATCCAATCTGGCCATCGGCGTTCATACCGCTTACCAGGATTCCACTCCACTAGTTGTTTTGTTAGGACAAGTCCATAGCAGTTTCAGCGGCAGGGAAGGTTTCCAGGAAGTTGATCTGGAAGCGTTCTTTCGTCCGATTGCCAAATGGGTAGCCGAAATTCGTGAACCTCCAAGAGTCCCAGAGCTGATGCAGCGCGCATTGCGAATTGCACAAACCGGGCGGCCGGGACCGGTGGTGCTTGCCCTACCTGAAGATATCTTAAAGAAAGAGGCGGAGATGAATTTCGGTCCGAAAGTCATCCGACCAAAGCCAAGGCCCTCTGTACCTGAGATTTTGCAAACTGAAGCCTTGCTTGCGGACGCAGAAAAGCCCATAGTCATTGCCGGTGGCGGTGTGAAAAGTTCAGGTGGGGAATCGGCATTGCAGCGTTTCGTGGAAAGATACAGTTTACCTGTTATGGCGGCATTCCGGAGGCATGATGTGTTTCCAAATAATCATCCTCACTACGTCGGTCACTTAGGATTGGGCATGCGTGCCGACTTATTGAAGACGGTTAAGGAAGCAGACACGATTCTTGCCATTGGTACAAGGCTTTCGGAAGTGACGACTCAAGATTACTCCCTAATTTCTAAAGAGCAAACGCTCATTCATATAGATATTGATAGTGAAACGTTAGGAAAAGTTTATGCTCCGGGCCTGGGCATTGTTGCAGATGCAAAAGAAGCGCTCCAAGCCCTTCAAACAATGAAACTTTGGCCTAGATGGCAGAAGTGGATGGAGACCAGAAGACAAGTTTATAAGGATACGCTAATTGAAAACGGAACCGTCAACCAACAATTGATTTCCATTCTGCAAAAACGTCTGCCGGAAGGTGCCATCCTTACGAATGATGCAGGCAATTTCGCTGGGTGGCTTCATGCGTTTTATCAGTTTAATGAACGAAACACATATATTGGTCCAACCTCAGGAGCGATGGGCTACGGAATGCCTGCAGCTCTTGGAGCAAAGCTTGCTCAACCTAATCGCACAGTCGTTTCTTTATCCGGAGATGGCGGCTTCATGATGACGATGCAGGAATTCGAAACAGCCGTCAGATATGAGATTCCCGTTATTAGTATCGTGTTCAACAATCGGATGTATGGAACGATTCGAATGCACCAAGAAATGCATTATCCGTATAAAACGATCGGCACGGACTTAGGTGATGTCCCTTTTTCTACGATCGCTGAGAGCTTAGGGACAAAAAGTTATTTTGTTAAACGGCCGGCAGAATTTGAACAGGCGCTTGACGAAGCGTTGGGGCTAGATAAACCTGTGCTCATTGAAGTAGAAATGGATCGAGAGCAGATTTCAGTGACATCGACGATCCAGCAGGTGAGAGCGCGCTATAACAAATAA
- a CDS encoding VOC family protein: protein MIPQRVSLITLGAHELPKLRSFYQKLGWEETDISSDNYAVFKTAGVMLTLFPFEELEKDAGVKLRHSTSEYYPVTLAINVNSKQEVDEVIEQVRGLGAEILREPSDAFWGGRTSYFADPENNLWEVAWNPDSTFDERGTMLNF, encoded by the coding sequence ATGATACCACAAAGAGTTTCTTTAATTACATTAGGAGCACATGAATTACCTAAATTGCGTTCCTTTTATCAAAAATTGGGTTGGGAAGAAACTGATATTAGCTCAGATAACTATGCCGTATTTAAAACAGCAGGAGTGATGTTGACCCTCTTCCCATTCGAAGAATTGGAGAAAGATGCAGGGGTCAAGTTAAGACACTCGACCAGTGAATATTACCCAGTTACTCTCGCAATTAACGTCAATTCTAAGCAAGAGGTAGACGAAGTCATTGAACAGGTTAGAGGACTTGGAGCTGAAATTTTAAGAGAGCCGAGCGATGCATTCTGGGGAGGACGCACTTCTTATTTTGCTGATCCTGAGAACAATTTGTGGGAGGTTGCCTGGAATCCAGATTCGACCTTTGATGAGCGTGGTACGATGTTAAACTTTTAG
- a CDS encoding GNAT family N-acetyltransferase: MHIRHLEPSDYEKISPLINDWWHGRQMAQMVPKLFFVHFSQTSFIAEEDGEVIGFLIGFLSQTYLDESYIHFAGVDPNYRKQEVGRRLYETFFKVVKVNNRNIVRAVTSPVNKGSVAYHTKMGFEIEEGDKEIEGIPVVSHYDGRDKDRVLFKKVI, translated from the coding sequence ATGCACATTCGACATTTAGAACCTTCCGATTATGAAAAGATATCCCCGCTTATAAACGACTGGTGGCACGGCCGGCAAATGGCACAAATGGTTCCCAAATTATTCTTTGTCCATTTCTCTCAAACAAGTTTTATAGCAGAAGAAGACGGAGAGGTCATCGGATTTCTCATAGGTTTTCTATCCCAAACTTATTTGGACGAATCTTATATACATTTTGCAGGAGTTGATCCTAATTATAGAAAACAGGAGGTGGGGAGGAGGCTCTATGAGACCTTCTTCAAAGTAGTAAAAGTGAACAATAGAAATATCGTACGTGCTGTTACTTCTCCTGTGAATAAAGGATCTGTTGCTTATCACACAAAGATGGGGTTTGAAATCGAAGAAGGGGACAAAGAAATCGAAGGAATCCCAGTTGTGAGTCATTATGATGGCCGAGACAAAGACCGGGTGCTATTTAAGAAGGTTATATAA